In Haliotis asinina isolate JCU_RB_2024 chromosome 15, JCU_Hal_asi_v2, whole genome shotgun sequence, one DNA window encodes the following:
- the LOC137265315 gene encoding alpha-2C adrenergic receptor-like: MLNHSSMLVTEMVTSAGDYNATADWTTWPTVDHNTSDADANTTDEPQRYFPAGYPSGYTWAHIIFAAILVTIVMLMIVIGNFLVIWAIITDRNLKATQNLFIASLALADFLIGLIIIPFSLSNELMGYWFFGTIWCELWKAIDVLLCTASISSLCLISLDRYWSITRAIHYSRQRTPKRATIMIAIVWVVSAAVCIPPLIGWKAPRQKDTTYPMCNLSEDIGYVLYSSIGSFYIPAIIMVFVYYKIYQAAKMRARKTVTKAPKAPLGGKGEQKNSTESSVTEHGHGNETKAHDENEDEFEEPVQEKQGHEAFTTDDDTAMHVQTSDTNTISQPLPSDEMAKLISTDSDSTCDISLRTLNRGDNSSRLGTSTLLTSDTESSSEQHRSLLSSNGKERDANTDSGPEPGNGQVHQFTIIEPKQNGTPSVITPNRQKRDRNRFLGNITRHLFNANREKKTPKKSDEIKEKPTDYFSAEKHKRKLAKARERRATVVLGLVMAAFILCWLPFFILYVVSAFCVDCIPRVVFTVFFWIGYCNSALNPIIYTVFNRDFRKAFGKIIFGRRWARRG; encoded by the coding sequence ATGCTTAATCACTCAAGCATGTTGGTCACGGAAATGGTGACCAGCGCGGGCGATTACAACGCCACCGCCGACTGGACAACGTGGCCGACCGTTGACCACAACACCTCTGACGCAGATGCCAATACGACGGATGAACCACAACGCTATTTTCCTGCTGGGTACCCTAGCGGATACACCTGGGCGCACATCATCTTTGCAGCCATCTTGGTAACCATTGTGATGCTGATGATCGTAATTGGCAACTTCCTCGTGATCTGGGCTATCATAACAGACAGGAACCTGAAGGCCACGCAGAACCTCTTCATAGCTTCTTTAGCTCTGGCCGACTTTCTCATCGGTCTAATTATTATCCCATTCTCTCTTTCGAACGAGCTCATGGGGTACTGGTTCTTTGGAACAATCTGGTGTGAGCTATGGAAAGCCATTGATGTCCTGCTATGCACTGCATCCATCTCAAGCCTATGTTTAATAAGTTTAGATAGGTACTGGTCGATAACTCGTGCCATTCACTACTCCCGTCAACGGACCCCCAAGAGAGCAACGATCATGATTGCAATTGTATGGGTGGTGTCCGCTGCTGTTTGTATTCCTCCTCTGATTGGCTGGAAGGCACCTCGTCAGAAGGATACAACATACCCCATGTGCAACCTCAGTGAGGATATCGGGTATGTCTTGTATTCCTCCATAGGGTCCTTCTATATCCCGGCTATTATTATGGTGTTTGTGTATTATAAAATCTACCAAGCTGCGAAAATGCGAGCTCGTAAAACTGTCACCAAAGCGCCAAAAGCACCCCTTGGCGGAAAGGGGGAGCAGAAAAACTCGACGGAATCGAGCGTTACGGAACATGGTCACGGTAACGAGACCAAAGCTCACGATGAGAACGAGGACGAGTTCGAAGAGCCGGTGCAGGAAAAACAAGGCCACGAAGCATTCACAACGGATGACGATACAGCAATGCATGTGCAGACATCCGATACCAACACGATCTCCCAGCCTTTGCCTAGTGATGAAATGGCGAAGTTAATATCCACAGACTCGGACTCGACATGTGATATTTCATTACGGACCCTTAACAGGGGAGATAATTCCAGCAGGCTTGGGACAAGTACTCTCCTGACAAGTGATACCGAGTCATCTTCTGAACAACACCGAAGCCTTCTAAGTTCCAATGGAAAAGAAAGGGACGCGAACACCGACTCGGGCCCGGAGCCAGGGAACGGACAAGTTCACCAGTTCACAATAATTGAACCCAAACAAAACGGAACCCCTTCTGTCATCACCCCAAACAGACAAAAAAGGGACCGGAACCGTTTCCTTGGTAATATTACACGTCATCTTTTCAATGCTAACCGGGAGAAAAAGACTCCCAAAAAGTCAGACGAAATAAAAGAAAAACCGACAGATTATTTCTCAGCAGAGAAGCATAAGCGAAAACTTGCCAAAGCCCGCGAACGGAGGGCAACTGTCGTGCTTGGACTTGTGATGGCGGCATTCATCCTGTGCTGGCTGCCATTCTTTATTCTCTATGTAGTGTCTGCCTTCTGTGTGGATTGTATCCCAAGAGTGGTGTTCACCGTGTTTTTCTGGATTGGATACTGCAACTCCGCCTTAAATCCCATTATCTATACCGTATTCAATAGAGACTTTAGGAAAGCTTTCGGAAAAATCATCTTTGGGAGGCGATGGGCACGAAGAGGATAG